The following proteins come from a genomic window of Pyxidicoccus sp. MSG2:
- a CDS encoding CHAT domain-containing protein, whose translation MAGELGAPRAPEAPGRRGPPRKRFWYPLPLLVFSAFILSGADPTADRAAQRVWLTASPTRPIEPRLSVAQADGYRPYAPARTPEATPVPLRELARLEALGDRAGIAASYLVHGDPQQALAHLHHAPASPSRECDRAAAAFLLQRYDEALTLLDGALDVRPRHPQALWNRALVLRELGLTMLAASTFDDVAALGEPGWSTEAREQARVLRASEQERATQWRSTRDAVDALASDSAAPIPLDAARRLPGTARAHFYDAVRAAPTAARVRALLPLAEVLDRAFGGTALADYTRRVAARDFTRRAPLALEYVRLVRRNHADPAAFIQRLRASGEEDLRLGALLLVPSVPRDAAEVEALARRWDDPWVGVLVQEELARLEDLAGQSWQAGQRLRDALSMCRERELGLRCLDLQRRMSFNATSANRLAEAEELARSAWREARLLGEWGQEGFAIRALGQAARYQFRVAPARAYLDEFLQRSPGDCDARNYVHRNLASLELMRLRPQEARHALDEAQECNRSVGLVGAWILADLGRMDPRPTDEEAVRRELAQVNPVLDAPGRRVLATLIAGRLVVERNREEGQALLRKTIAEAEPWIATDADARDARAVAYQSLAVSAGKAGAFDEVPALVAEQLGVTAPERCVLAAALEAERTVVVARGPSGEVRGYHDASRREPLGDDLSGVVPRELVAMLRRCPQVDVLAAPPLDSRAGLLPPDLAWRYRVGSVAQHRPAAPLPPLHVVVANVETPQSLRLARLPSWESPLAPRGKSLELVGMNATPSRVLEAMERATDIEFHAHGMVDRSLSGATVIALAPEYDGSFALTAEAIRRVRLEGTPMVLLGACSAARLPPLLHQTSSLPQAFIGSGARAVFAATVDIPNSAGRFFQAVRERIQAGVSPAKALREERQRKLREDPSAHWVSRVLLYE comes from the coding sequence ATGGCCGGTGAGCTGGGAGCACCAAGAGCCCCTGAAGCCCCCGGACGGCGCGGCCCGCCGCGCAAGCGTTTCTGGTACCCGCTTCCCCTGCTCGTCTTCTCCGCGTTCATCCTCTCCGGGGCCGACCCCACGGCGGACCGCGCCGCGCAGCGCGTCTGGCTCACCGCGTCCCCCACGCGCCCCATCGAGCCGCGCCTCAGCGTGGCCCAGGCGGATGGCTACCGTCCCTACGCCCCGGCCCGGACGCCGGAGGCCACCCCGGTGCCGCTGCGCGAACTGGCGCGACTGGAGGCGCTCGGGGACCGCGCGGGCATCGCGGCGTCGTACCTCGTCCACGGGGACCCGCAGCAGGCGCTGGCCCACCTCCACCATGCGCCCGCGTCGCCCAGCCGCGAGTGCGACCGCGCCGCCGCCGCATTCCTCCTCCAGCGCTACGATGAGGCGCTGACGCTGCTCGATGGCGCCCTGGACGTCCGGCCCCGCCACCCACAGGCACTCTGGAACCGCGCACTCGTGCTGCGCGAGCTGGGGCTGACGATGCTCGCGGCGTCGACCTTCGACGACGTGGCGGCGCTGGGCGAGCCGGGCTGGAGCACCGAGGCCCGGGAGCAGGCCCGCGTGCTGCGGGCGAGCGAGCAGGAGCGCGCCACGCAGTGGCGGAGCACACGGGACGCCGTCGATGCGCTCGCCAGCGACTCCGCCGCGCCGATTCCGCTGGACGCGGCGCGCCGCCTCCCCGGCACCGCGCGGGCCCACTTCTACGACGCCGTGCGCGCCGCCCCGACGGCCGCGCGGGTGCGGGCGCTGCTGCCGCTCGCGGAGGTGCTGGACCGCGCCTTCGGAGGCACCGCGCTGGCGGACTACACCCGGCGCGTGGCGGCCCGCGACTTCACGCGCCGCGCGCCGCTGGCCCTCGAGTACGTGCGGCTCGTCCGGCGCAACCACGCGGACCCGGCCGCCTTCATCCAGCGGCTGCGCGCGTCGGGCGAGGAGGACCTGCGCCTGGGCGCGCTGCTGCTCGTCCCCTCGGTGCCCCGCGACGCCGCGGAGGTGGAGGCGCTCGCCCGGCGGTGGGACGACCCGTGGGTGGGCGTGCTGGTCCAGGAGGAGCTGGCGCGGCTGGAGGACCTCGCGGGCCAGTCCTGGCAGGCCGGACAGCGCCTGCGGGACGCGCTGAGCATGTGCCGCGAGCGGGAGCTGGGCCTGCGGTGCCTGGACCTGCAGCGGAGGATGAGCTTCAACGCCACGTCGGCCAACCGGCTCGCGGAGGCGGAGGAACTGGCCCGCTCGGCCTGGCGCGAGGCGCGGCTGTTGGGAGAGTGGGGACAGGAGGGCTTCGCCATCCGGGCGCTCGGCCAGGCCGCGCGCTACCAGTTCCGCGTCGCGCCCGCGCGGGCCTACCTGGACGAGTTCCTCCAGCGCAGCCCGGGCGACTGCGACGCGCGCAACTACGTCCACCGCAACCTGGCCTCGCTGGAGCTGATGCGGCTGCGGCCCCAGGAGGCCCGGCACGCGCTGGACGAGGCCCAGGAGTGCAACCGCTCCGTGGGGCTGGTGGGCGCGTGGATTCTCGCGGACCTCGGCCGGATGGACCCGCGCCCCACGGACGAGGAGGCGGTGCGCCGCGAGCTGGCGCAGGTCAACCCCGTCCTGGACGCGCCCGGGCGCCGGGTGCTGGCCACGCTCATCGCCGGCCGCCTCGTGGTGGAGCGCAACCGCGAGGAGGGCCAGGCGCTGCTGCGGAAGACCATCGCCGAGGCCGAGCCGTGGATCGCCACCGACGCGGACGCGCGGGACGCCCGGGCCGTGGCGTACCAGTCGCTGGCCGTCAGCGCCGGCAAGGCGGGGGCCTTCGACGAAGTGCCGGCGCTGGTGGCGGAGCAGCTCGGCGTCACCGCCCCGGAGCGGTGCGTGCTGGCCGCCGCCCTGGAGGCCGAGCGCACGGTGGTGGTGGCGCGCGGGCCGTCCGGCGAGGTGCGCGGCTACCATGATGCCTCGCGCCGGGAGCCGCTCGGAGACGACCTCTCGGGCGTGGTGCCGCGTGAGCTGGTGGCGATGCTGCGCCGCTGCCCCCAGGTGGATGTGCTCGCCGCGCCCCCGCTGGACAGCCGCGCCGGACTGCTGCCCCCGGACCTGGCGTGGCGCTACCGCGTGGGGAGCGTGGCGCAGCATCGGCCCGCGGCGCCCCTGCCCCCGCTGCACGTGGTGGTGGCCAACGTGGAGACTCCGCAGTCGCTGCGGCTGGCGCGCCTGCCCTCGTGGGAGTCCCCGCTCGCGCCACGGGGCAAGTCCCTGGAACTGGTGGGAATGAATGCCACGCCGTCGCGCGTGTTGGAGGCCATGGAGCGGGCCACCGACATCGAGTTCCACGCGCACGGCATGGTGGACCGCAGCCTGTCGGGCGCCACGGTGATTGCGCTGGCACCGGAGTACGACGGCAGCTTCGCCCTCACCGCCGAGGCGATTCGCCGGGTGCGCCTGGAAGGCACGCCCATGGTGCTGCTCGGAGCGTGCAGCGCGGCGCGGCTGCCGCCCCTGCTCCACCAGACGTCCTCGCTGCCGCAGGCCTTCATCGGCTCGGGCGCGCGCGCGGTGTTCGCGGCGACGGTGGACATCCCCAACTCGGCGGGCCGCTTCTTCCAGGCCGTGCGCGAGCGCATCCAGGCCGGTGTCAGTCCGGCCAAGGCCCTGCGCGAGGAGCGCCAGCGCAAGCTGCGCGAGGACCCCTCCGCGCACTGGGTGAGCCGGGTACTCTTGTACGAGTAG
- a CDS encoding cupin-like domain-containing protein, with product MHQRRAWIAENLTRGVSPRRLVTRLCESGLAPEQALAEVESVAAHPAVVQARARPPRHRELEALLEARATLYRQEHSADGAPRVERRWGLSPEEFFARYYHRNRPVIIEGLMADWPALTRWSPEWLAERFGGEPVEVMAGRESDADPDFNAERLRRSLPLRELVARMREGGETNDVYLVARNSLLLREAFRPLLADLRAPAGYIQPDLTVPDSVHLWFGPAGTLSNLHHDHLNVLFCQVFGRKRFWLIPSCETPWLYNDRGLYSAVDILAPDVTRFPDFARATVHTCEVGPGDALLIPVGWWHAVQALDVSLSVTFVCFDRAARNAEWRDYWIGPQPEKVER from the coding sequence TTGCACCAGCGGCGTGCGTGGATCGCGGAGAACCTGACGCGCGGCGTGTCCCCGCGCCGCCTCGTCACGCGCCTATGCGAGTCCGGACTCGCGCCGGAGCAGGCCCTCGCGGAGGTGGAGTCCGTCGCGGCGCATCCCGCCGTCGTCCAGGCGCGAGCACGGCCCCCCCGGCACCGCGAGCTGGAGGCGCTGCTGGAGGCGAGGGCCACGCTCTACCGTCAGGAGCACTCCGCGGACGGAGCGCCTCGCGTGGAGCGGAGGTGGGGCCTGTCGCCGGAGGAGTTCTTCGCGCGCTACTACCACCGCAACCGTCCCGTCATCATCGAGGGGCTGATGGCGGACTGGCCCGCCCTGACGCGCTGGTCGCCGGAGTGGCTCGCGGAGCGTTTCGGCGGCGAGCCCGTGGAGGTGATGGCGGGGCGCGAGTCGGACGCGGACCCGGACTTCAACGCGGAGCGGCTGCGGCGCTCCCTGCCGCTGCGCGAGCTGGTGGCCCGCATGCGCGAGGGCGGTGAGACGAACGACGTGTACCTCGTGGCGCGCAACAGCCTGTTGCTGCGTGAGGCCTTCCGGCCGTTGCTGGCGGACCTCCGCGCTCCGGCCGGGTACATCCAGCCCGACCTCACCGTGCCGGACAGCGTGCACCTGTGGTTCGGCCCGGCGGGTACGCTGTCCAACCTGCACCACGACCACCTCAACGTCCTCTTCTGCCAGGTGTTCGGGCGCAAGCGCTTCTGGCTGATTCCCTCCTGCGAGACGCCCTGGCTCTACAACGACCGCGGGCTCTACAGCGCGGTGGACATCCTCGCGCCGGACGTCACGCGCTTCCCGGACTTCGCCCGCGCCACGGTGCACACCTGCGAGGTGGGGCCGGGGGATGCGCTGCTCATCCCCGTGGGCTGGTGGCACGCGGTGCAGGCGCTGGACGTGAGCCTCTCGGTGACCTTCGTCTGTTTCGACCGGGCCGCGCGGAATGCGGAGTGGCGGGACTATTGGATTGGGCCTCAGCCGGAGAAGGTGGAGCGATGA
- a CDS encoding cupin-like domain-containing protein yields the protein MGDVESDLAPEWRAWLAENLVLGVEPETLERTLLQAGIAPERARSGVASVLQHPAVEQGRRRAEGHGRLRALLDARVALHRQSGWHQRLARRRGVSSRELMERYYLAHRPVILEDFMDGWPVLERWRPEVLAQRFGDVEVEVMAGRESRADHDLEPDACRTVMRFGEFIRRLLEGGPSNDLYLTARNFALERQELRALMEDLRYPPGVLRQTELVGAVKLWVGPEGTRTALHHDLGTVFFGQIHGRKRFRLIPSFQTHHLYSHRSVWSQVDADAPDLARFPAYREADVLEAVVGPGEMLLIPAGWWHQVLSLDVSVSVTFQEFDVPGGNTWWRLR from the coding sequence ATGGGCGACGTGGAATCGGACCTGGCCCCCGAGTGGCGGGCCTGGCTGGCGGAGAACCTGGTGCTGGGCGTGGAGCCGGAGACGCTGGAGCGCACGTTGCTCCAGGCTGGCATTGCCCCCGAGCGCGCGCGGTCCGGGGTGGCGTCCGTCCTCCAGCACCCGGCGGTGGAGCAGGGGCGTCGTCGCGCGGAAGGGCACGGAAGGCTCCGTGCGCTCCTCGACGCGCGCGTGGCGCTTCACCGGCAGTCAGGGTGGCACCAGCGCCTGGCGCGTCGGCGCGGCGTGTCCTCGCGCGAATTGATGGAGCGCTACTACCTCGCGCACCGGCCCGTCATCCTGGAGGACTTCATGGATGGCTGGCCCGTCCTGGAGCGCTGGCGGCCCGAGGTGCTGGCACAGCGCTTCGGTGACGTGGAGGTGGAGGTGATGGCGGGCCGCGAGTCCCGCGCGGACCACGACCTGGAGCCGGATGCCTGCCGCACGGTGATGCGCTTCGGGGAGTTCATCCGCCGGCTGCTGGAGGGCGGCCCCTCCAATGATTTGTACCTCACGGCGCGCAACTTCGCGCTGGAGCGTCAGGAATTGCGCGCGCTGATGGAGGACTTGCGCTACCCCCCGGGCGTGCTGCGCCAGACGGAGCTCGTCGGGGCGGTGAAGCTCTGGGTGGGGCCGGAGGGCACCCGGACGGCGCTGCACCACGACCTGGGCACCGTCTTCTTCGGGCAGATTCACGGCCGCAAGCGCTTCCGGCTCATTCCCTCGTTCCAGACGCACCACCTGTACAGCCACCGGAGCGTGTGGAGCCAGGTGGACGCGGATGCTCCGGACCTGGCGCGCTTCCCCGCGTACCGGGAGGCGGACGTGCTGGAGGCGGTGGTGGGGCCCGGGGAGATGTTGCTCATCCCCGCGGGCTGGTGGCACCAGGTGCTCTCGCTCGACGTCAGCGTGTCCGTCACCTTCCAGGAGTTCGACGTCCCCGGAGGCAACACCTGGTGGAGGCTGCGGTGA
- a CDS encoding LysR substrate-binding domain-containing protein has product MRCGWRSWRLRGCAAFRVQALFRERFVCVARRGHPVTGGRLTLARYLEHGHVSVAPWGGTGSIVDETLGRMGKSRRVVVAVPHFLLAPFVVASTDLLLMAPERVAQRLASAFGLELLRAPMGVAGFTVSQLWHERVQHDAAHPWLRRVITEAAGSNAPGLRKRGGRARVAE; this is encoded by the coding sequence CTGCGGTGCGGATGGCGTTCATGGCGTCTCCGAGGTTGTGCGGCCTTCCGCGTCCAGGCCCTCTTCCGCGAGCGCTTCGTCTGCGTGGCCCGGCGAGGCCACCCGGTGACGGGCGGGCGGCTCACCCTGGCGCGCTACCTGGAACACGGCCACGTCAGCGTGGCACCGTGGGGCGGCACGGGCAGCATCGTGGACGAGACACTGGGCCGGATGGGCAAGTCGCGGCGGGTGGTGGTGGCCGTCCCGCACTTCCTCCTGGCTCCCTTCGTCGTGGCCTCCACGGACCTGCTCCTGATGGCGCCGGAGCGCGTGGCGCAGCGATTGGCGTCCGCTTTCGGATTGGAGCTGCTGCGCGCGCCGATGGGGGTCGCGGGCTTCACGGTGAGCCAGCTGTGGCACGAGCGCGTGCAGCACGATGCCGCCCACCCGTGGCTGCGGCGGGTGATTACCGAGGCGGCGGGCTCCAACGCACCTGGCCTGCGCAAGCGCGGGGGACGAGCTAGAGTTGCGGAATGA
- a CDS encoding LysR family transcriptional regulator translates to MSKLPDFEGLAMFAKVAEERSFAGAARAMGVSVATVSRGVSRLEKRLGARLFNRTSRQLALTAFGRTLAESASRLYLDAEAMEHAAREQSAQPRGLIRLAVPMSFGLRWVAPLMPKFLRAYPEVSVDLHLSDAVVELVGQGFDAALRISAQLDPSLVARRLCPVSRFIVAAPRYLERHGRPKHPRDLMDRDCLGYVYRARSEAWRFVNAAGREETLTPAGRLSVTNADALVPTVLAGLAIAELPDFIASEYLHDGRMEVLLKDWPLPTGGLYFVTPAAGVRPAKVEALATFFAEHLSKPTWRWPR, encoded by the coding sequence ATGTCGAAACTGCCGGATTTCGAAGGGCTGGCGATGTTCGCCAAGGTGGCCGAGGAGCGCTCGTTCGCGGGGGCCGCGCGAGCCATGGGCGTGTCCGTAGCGACCGTATCGCGTGGCGTCAGCCGGCTGGAGAAACGGCTTGGCGCGCGGCTCTTCAACCGCACCTCGCGGCAACTGGCGCTGACGGCGTTCGGGCGGACGTTGGCGGAGAGCGCCAGCCGCCTCTATCTCGATGCGGAGGCCATGGAACACGCGGCGCGGGAGCAGTCTGCTCAGCCGCGCGGTCTCATCCGCCTGGCGGTGCCCATGTCCTTCGGGCTGCGCTGGGTGGCGCCGCTGATGCCGAAGTTCCTCCGTGCCTATCCGGAGGTGTCGGTGGATCTCCACCTCTCGGACGCGGTCGTGGAGCTGGTGGGACAGGGCTTCGACGCGGCGCTGCGGATATCCGCGCAGCTGGACCCGTCGCTGGTCGCGCGGCGACTCTGTCCCGTCTCACGCTTCATCGTCGCGGCGCCGCGCTACCTGGAGCGGCACGGCCGGCCGAAGCACCCTCGCGACCTGATGGACCGGGATTGCCTTGGCTACGTCTACCGTGCGCGGAGCGAAGCCTGGCGGTTCGTCAATGCCGCGGGCAGGGAGGAGACCCTCACCCCTGCCGGCCGGCTCAGCGTCACCAACGCGGATGCCCTGGTGCCCACCGTGCTCGCGGGTCTCGCCATTGCCGAGCTGCCCGACTTCATCGCGAGTGAGTACCTCCACGACGGGAGGATGGAGGTGCTCCTGAAGGACTGGCCGCTGCCCACCGGCGGCCTCTATTTCGTCACGCCCGCCGCGGGTGTGCGCCCGGCCAAGGTCGAAGCGCTCGCCACCTTCTTCGCGGAGCACCTCTCCAAGCCCACGTGGCGCTGGCCGCGCTGA
- a CDS encoding SDR family NAD(P)-dependent oxidoreductase, which translates to MSRKLEGKVAVITGANSGIGLAAARRFIAEGAHVYITGRRQAELDAAVASLGKSATGVRADAASLPDLDRLFARVREEKGRIDVLFANAVAARCCRSAPSPRSSSTIRSAAT; encoded by the coding sequence ATGTCACGCAAGCTCGAAGGAAAAGTGGCCGTCATCACCGGCGCGAACAGCGGCATCGGCCTCGCAGCCGCCCGGCGGTTCATCGCCGAGGGCGCGCACGTGTACATCACCGGCCGCCGCCAGGCGGAGCTCGACGCGGCCGTCGCGTCACTCGGCAAGAGCGCCACGGGCGTGCGCGCCGATGCAGCGAGCCTTCCGGACCTCGACCGGCTGTTCGCCCGGGTGCGCGAGGAGAAGGGCCGCATCGACGTGCTCTTCGCCAACGCGGTGGCGGCTCGATGCTGCCGCTCGGCGCCATCACCGAGGAGCAGTTCGACGATACGTTCGGCCGCAACGTGA
- a CDS encoding SDR family oxidoreductase, translated as MLPLGAITEEQFDDTFGRNVKGVLFTVQKALPLLAKGASVILTGSTAATVGTPAFSVYAATKAAVRSFARNWILDLEDRSIRINVLSPGSTRTPGLVNLAGPDAAQQQGLLDMLASQVPMGRVGEADEIAKAAVFLASDDSSFVNGSELFADGGQAQV; from the coding sequence ATGCTGCCGCTCGGCGCCATCACCGAGGAGCAGTTCGACGATACGTTCGGCCGCAACGTGAAGGGCGTGCTCTTCACGGTCCAGAAGGCGCTGCCGCTGCTGGCCAAGGGGGCCTCGGTCATCCTGACCGGCTCGACCGCGGCCACCGTGGGAACCCCGGCCTTCAGCGTCTATGCCGCGACCAAGGCGGCGGTCCGCAGCTTCGCGCGCAACTGGATTCTGGACCTCGAGGACCGGAGCATCCGCATCAACGTGCTGAGCCCTGGCTCGACGCGCACGCCAGGCCTGGTCAACCTCGCCGGGCCGGACGCCGCGCAGCAGCAGGGCCTGCTCGACATGCTTGCCTCCCAGGTTCCGATGGGCCGGGTGGGTGAGGCCGATGAAATCGCCAAGGCGGCGGTCTTCCTGGCCTCCGACGACTCGAGCTTCGTCAACGGCTCCGAGCTCTTCGCCGATGGCGGCCAGGCCCAGGTCTGA
- a CDS encoding class I SAM-dependent methyltransferase, with the protein MDDVERRQQEAARARAVEFWRRHDEMEARLSRPVSERMLDLGRVSTGMRVLDIASGRGEPALPAAHRVGPHGWVLATDLGEGVLQIARERASREGLKNVGFQVVDAEALEVGEQSFDVATLRWGLMYMREPERALQSIHHALKPGGVLVIASWAEPARVPWASLARRMLERYRDVPLPISGSDGPGVFRHADRASLDAVLQRNGFSTEAVEELDIPVVEASDGHGIVAWIRELGGPLVKLVDEMPEHLQRAWEADIRADVEKHRVGEKVTLGGVTRITVSRRS; encoded by the coding sequence ATGGATGACGTCGAGCGCAGGCAGCAGGAGGCGGCCCGGGCGCGGGCGGTCGAGTTCTGGCGCCGTCACGATGAGATGGAAGCGCGACTCTCCCGCCCGGTGAGTGAGCGCATGCTCGACCTCGGGCGCGTCTCGACGGGAATGCGCGTCCTGGACATCGCCTCGGGCCGAGGCGAACCGGCCCTGCCTGCTGCCCACCGGGTGGGCCCGCATGGCTGGGTGCTCGCGACCGACCTGGGGGAGGGGGTGCTGCAAATCGCCCGCGAAAGGGCGAGTCGTGAGGGCCTGAAGAACGTCGGGTTCCAGGTGGTTGATGCTGAAGCGCTCGAGGTCGGCGAGCAGTCCTTCGATGTGGCGACGTTGCGCTGGGGCTTGATGTACATGCGCGAGCCAGAGCGGGCCCTCCAGTCCATCCACCACGCGCTGAAGCCCGGTGGCGTGCTCGTCATCGCCTCGTGGGCCGAGCCCGCTCGCGTTCCCTGGGCTTCGCTCGCCCGCCGGATGCTCGAGCGCTATCGAGACGTCCCGCTGCCCATCTCAGGCTCCGACGGTCCAGGGGTGTTTCGTCACGCGGACCGCGCCAGCCTGGACGCGGTCTTGCAACGCAATGGCTTCTCCACGGAGGCGGTGGAGGAACTGGACATTCCCGTCGTGGAAGCCAGCGATGGACACGGCATCGTGGCCTGGATTCGAGAGCTGGGCGGGCCCCTGGTGAAGCTCGTCGACGAAATGCCCGAGCACCTGCAGCGAGCGTGGGAGGCGGACATCCGCGCCGACGTGGAGAAGCACCGCGTTGGAGAGAAGGTCACCCTGGGGGGCGTCACGAGAATCACCGTGTCACGCCGTTCCTGA
- a CDS encoding RNA polymerase sigma factor, whose translation MATLLELNEHFFRRESGRMVAALTRIFGVHNLSLAEDVVQDAFCRAMEAWRARGVPENPSAWLMAAAKNRALDIVRRERTARTFAPELGRLLETEWTLAPLIDEAFAANTIRDEQLRMMFSCCHPRLPEEAQLALILNILCGFGASEISSALLTGHAAIEKRISRGKKVLAGARTLFDLTDAGFESRLSTVRRALYLLFNEGYHGASAKAAVRVELCDEAMRLTALLLEHPPAATPTTYALAALMWVHAARLPARIDPAGELSALVDQDRTHWDARRMEEGLALFERSASGEVVTPYHLEAAIAVTHASARSLEETDWRAIVSLYDRLMALAPSPVVALNRAIAIGERDGAERGLEALHAIADSERLASYPFHPAALGELELRRGHREAARKHFRTALSLARNETERRFLEKRLWSSADV comes from the coding sequence GTGGCGACGCTGCTGGAGCTCAACGAGCACTTCTTCCGGCGCGAGTCGGGGCGGATGGTCGCCGCCCTGACGCGCATCTTCGGCGTGCACAACCTGTCGCTGGCGGAGGACGTCGTGCAGGACGCCTTCTGCCGGGCGATGGAGGCGTGGAGGGCTCGCGGCGTTCCGGAGAATCCGTCCGCGTGGCTCATGGCGGCGGCGAAGAACCGTGCGCTCGACATCGTCCGGCGAGAGCGCACGGCGCGCACCTTCGCGCCCGAGCTGGGCCGGCTGCTCGAAACGGAGTGGACGCTCGCGCCCCTGATTGACGAGGCCTTCGCCGCGAACACGATTCGCGACGAGCAGCTCCGGATGATGTTCTCGTGCTGCCATCCGCGACTGCCCGAGGAAGCGCAGCTCGCGCTCATCCTCAACATCCTGTGCGGCTTCGGCGCGAGTGAGATTTCGAGCGCGCTGCTGACGGGGCACGCGGCCATCGAGAAGCGCATCTCTCGAGGGAAGAAGGTGCTGGCGGGCGCGCGAACGCTGTTCGACCTGACGGATGCCGGGTTCGAGTCGCGCCTGTCGACCGTCAGGCGGGCGCTGTACCTGTTGTTCAACGAGGGGTACCACGGCGCCTCCGCGAAGGCCGCGGTGCGGGTCGAGCTGTGTGATGAGGCCATGCGCCTGACGGCGTTGCTGCTTGAACACCCTCCGGCCGCGACGCCCACCACGTATGCGCTCGCCGCGCTCATGTGGGTCCATGCGGCACGGCTCCCAGCGCGGATTGACCCGGCCGGGGAGCTGAGTGCGCTCGTGGACCAGGACCGGACCCACTGGGACGCTCGACGGATGGAGGAAGGGCTCGCGCTCTTCGAGCGCTCGGCGTCGGGGGAGGTGGTGACGCCGTATCACCTCGAGGCGGCGATTGCCGTGACGCACGCGAGCGCTCGCAGCCTGGAGGAAACGGACTGGCGGGCCATCGTGTCGCTGTACGACAGGCTGATGGCGCTGGCTCCGTCGCCCGTCGTTGCGCTCAACCGTGCGATTGCCATCGGAGAGCGTGACGGCGCCGAGCGTGGGCTGGAGGCGCTGCACGCCATCGCGGATTCCGAAAGGCTGGCGAGCTATCCGTTCCATCCCGCCGCGCTGGGGGAGCTGGAGCTGCGTCGCGGTCATCGGGAGGCCGCGCGGAAGCATTTCCGGACAGCGCTGAGCCTCGCGAGGAACGAGACGGAACGTCGGTTCCTGGAGAAGCGCCTGTGGAGCAGTGCGGATGTGTGA
- a CDS encoding dihydrofolate reductase family protein, whose product MSTRRIVVFNRVSADGYFAGADGGLDWAVPDAEIDKGAVEAMPGFDTLLFGRRTYENFEGFWPRVLTEGPTAPDPHSPGRSSPEFHSLAVWLNDVAKVVFSRSRKEVTWKNSRLVRELDPREVEALKRQPGKDILIFGSGSIVSQLTEHGLIDEYHFIVNPILLGSGLPMISGVSKRTRLELLEVKRHPAGNVTLRYARAG is encoded by the coding sequence ATGAGCACGCGACGCATCGTGGTGTTCAACCGCGTGTCGGCGGACGGGTACTTCGCTGGAGCCGATGGGGGCCTGGACTGGGCCGTGCCGGACGCGGAGATCGACAAGGGCGCCGTGGAGGCCATGCCGGGCTTCGACACCCTCCTGTTCGGGCGGCGGACGTACGAGAACTTCGAGGGCTTCTGGCCGCGTGTCCTCACCGAAGGCCCCACCGCGCCAGACCCGCACAGTCCTGGACGGAGCTCACCGGAGTTCCACTCGCTGGCGGTCTGGTTGAACGACGTGGCGAAGGTGGTCTTCTCCCGGAGCCGGAAGGAGGTGACGTGGAAGAACTCGCGCCTCGTCCGGGAGCTCGACCCACGAGAGGTCGAGGCCCTGAAGCGGCAGCCCGGCAAGGACATCCTCATCTTCGGGAGCGGCTCCATCGTGTCTCAGCTCACGGAGCACGGGTTGATTGACGAGTATCACTTCATCGTCAACCCCATCCTCCTCGGAAGCGGCCTGCCGATGATCAGCGGTGTGTCGAAGCGCACGCGGCTGGAGCTGCTGGAGGTGAAGCGGCATCCGGCGGGCAACGTCACGCTCCGCTACGCGCGCGCGGGTTGA
- a CDS encoding YciI family protein, protein MSGFIYLFRTTEADQREAMGTPERAQRSMQAWLAWIRELEAKGHLKDPGQPLERSGAVVRGKKKVVTDGPYAESKDLVLGFIVVEAKNLEQAVELSKGCPMLEGAGSVEVRPVIEGPLS, encoded by the coding sequence ATGAGTGGGTTCATCTATCTATTCCGGACCACCGAGGCGGACCAGCGCGAGGCCATGGGAACGCCCGAGCGCGCGCAGCGGAGCATGCAGGCATGGCTGGCGTGGATACGCGAGCTGGAAGCCAAGGGGCACCTGAAAGACCCCGGGCAGCCGCTCGAGCGCTCGGGCGCGGTGGTCCGTGGGAAGAAGAAGGTGGTCACCGACGGGCCCTACGCCGAGTCCAAGGACCTGGTCCTGGGCTTCATCGTCGTCGAGGCGAAGAACCTGGAGCAGGCCGTGGAGCTGTCGAAGGGCTGCCCCATGTTGGAGGGCGCCGGCTCCGTGGAAGTGCGCCCGGTGATAGAGGGACCGCTGTCATGA